A genomic window from Flavobacterium johnsoniae includes:
- a CDS encoding CvfB family protein — MLEIGNYNTLTILRDTKVGLFLGNPESDPEGIHDVLLPNKYVPKVFEIGEELIVFVYLDHEQRPVATTLVPYILLNEFALLRVNYINNVGAFMDWGMEKDILVPFKEQARPMEKGKRYLVYLYMDKQTNRLVASSKTNQFLSNDQLTVEKGEEVDLIVSHITDMGINVIINEQHKGLLYKDEVYDDSIRTGDRMRGYIKNIRPDNKIDVAIQAQGFESIEPNAEKILSELRASRGFLRLNDNSHPEDIKTVLKMSKKSFKKAIGSLYKEKLIEIKEDGIYLIN; from the coding sequence ATGCTAGAAATAGGAAATTACAATACCCTAACTATATTGCGTGATACCAAAGTTGGTTTGTTTTTAGGAAATCCTGAAAGCGATCCAGAAGGAATTCATGATGTTTTACTTCCAAATAAATATGTTCCAAAAGTATTTGAAATTGGAGAAGAACTGATTGTTTTTGTTTACTTGGATCACGAACAACGACCAGTTGCAACGACTTTAGTTCCTTATATTTTATTGAATGAATTTGCGCTTTTAAGAGTAAATTACATTAATAATGTTGGTGCTTTTATGGATTGGGGAATGGAAAAAGACATTCTTGTTCCGTTTAAAGAACAAGCACGCCCAATGGAAAAAGGAAAACGTTATTTGGTTTACTTATATATGGACAAACAAACCAATCGTTTGGTTGCTTCGAGTAAAACAAATCAGTTTTTGAGCAATGATCAATTGACGGTTGAAAAAGGAGAAGAAGTAGATTTAATTGTTTCTCATATTACAGATATGGGAATAAATGTAATTATAAACGAGCAACATAAAGGCCTTTTATATAAAGATGAAGTTTATGATGATTCGATAAGAACTGGCGACAGAATGCGCGGTTATATTAAAAATATTCGTCCTGACAATAAAATTGATGTTGCCATTCAAGCACAAGGTTTTGAAAGTATCGAGCCAAATGCTGAAAAAATTCTAAGCGAATTGAGAGCAAGCAGAGGTTTTCTTCGTTTAAATGATAATTCGCATCCAGAAGACATTAAGACCGTTTTGAAAATGAGTAAAAAATCATTTAAAAAAGCGATTGGTT